CGGCTTAAAACTACATGAGCCAACTTGTGTCAACTTGTCAAATGTAGCAAACACTTTAATTGACAGCCAAACATTTCCTGTATTGCACATGTCGAAAACATGTGCATCCCTCGCCATATTCCTTGACCGGTTTGGCCCATTTCATCCATGTGTTCAGCTCATGATCTTTCTGCATGTATTTATGCAGTTTCGCATTAGCTTTGTCCGTCAAAAGATTAGCCTTTTCGATCTCTATTTCAGATTCCGTCAAACGTTTGTTTCGTTCATCCAGCTCAACTGATTGTTGGTCAAGTTGATCATATAGATCGTAATTCTCCCTCAAAGATTCTTCTAATGCTTCATTGATTTTGCATTGCCTGACTTTAGTTATTTCTGCATGCATTTTCTTCCCTTCTTTGACAGCTTGCTGAATCTTCTCAAAGAGATCTTCCTGTAAGTGCTCACCTTTGTTTTCGGCGTTTTGAATACTCTTACTTATCTCTGCATATATTCTGTCCCATTCTTTAGCGGGCTTTTTCAATGCTTCATTCTGATCTGCATGTATTTGGTCCCCTTCATTTAAGGCTTCTTGCACTTTATCACTCATATCTTTTTTCCATTGTTCGGTTTGTTCCATAAACTTCTCTCTGTTCTTTTCGATTTGTCGACATCTTTTATTCATATCTGATTGTATGCGCTGCAACTTGTATTCATaccttttttccattttttcaaacattaagtTCAGAATTTCTATCTTTGTTTTCTCAACAACGTGTTTATCTTTTGTAACATTGTGCCTGTTAGCTGTGCTGGTGTCTGTTGCACATAGGTCAATGCAAACGCTCTTGAGCCGTTTCAAGCTGTATTTTTCAGCTAGATAGAGATGGTCTAATGCAGACTTGTGGTCAGCATTGTCACTCGAGGATAACAGACTCTGCAGCTTCTGCTCACACAAATCTTTCAGTTTAGTTATTTCGTACTTGTACAGAAACGGCAATATTTTCCGaattttcttttcttgaaaaaagagagaaaaattCAAGTTAATATATCAAGCGGAATAAAAACTGATCGATCAATACTCACTCTTTTTGCGACCATTTAAGGTAAAGTTACTATTTATGGTTTAATAATAAAGTTAACCTGAAAATATCATtcagtttattttgaaattaacaagtttaattttatgtaaacatGCGGATCGTTTGGTGAGTAATAATGAATGCTCACGTGATAGATCGCTGGCCTTTCCCTGGCATAGCAATATATCCAAGGCCGGCTTAACCTCAGAATATTTAAAGTCCTCTATGACTATTCCTATTTCACTCACGTCCTCGAAGTCCATACAGTCTGCGACATCTAGATACTGCATGTCATCTTCCAGTCTTTCAAATCGCCTCTGTTGCCGTTTATGGTCTTTTAATTGCTGTTTAAAAACGCTTGAATGCCGTGATAGCAGTTCGCTCGAAAAATGAAACGGCTTTCCGTCCACTATTATCACAACCTCTTCATCACCATCTTCCTTCACTTTCTCCTTTTCCTCTTTATTTCTTTTCTGGTCCCTGTCGTCCTTTTTATTTGGCATAATGTTAATTACTTGTAACTCACAAATCAAGCAAATGTTAAGAAATATCACTACCCAGTTTTAATACCAACTCAATATTTCAATTGCCTTATCCAATATCTGCATTAAAATTGCAACTGAATGGTGagttatatttttcaacttttatcGATTCAAGAGCTGAATTTTTGTATATAAGACTTTAAACTCTCTATGATCAATATTGTCGAATTACACATACAATAGACCAGCTATAcatctaatatttgtatagaaataCAATCGATCATGAATGACAGACACTCGTTTATCAGACAATATCTTGAGCCTGTTTATCCGATCAATATTCTGCACCCatgtactgtgaaatcattaatgttcgtgggcatgaaatttcgtggtttgccgaaaaaaaacaatttcgtgggtacttgaattcttggattttcatttttgaaaaaaataaataagatgcgatcgtctgcataatatccacgcgctggcccgtgactTCCGTCTTCttcgtcactcggtttatgacactcactaatgtggtacgacatgccaattagtgcatatacccatgtcacttatcgatttaattgggaataaaggttataaaagaagatgtaccctgatcataaatacagataggggaagccattgaatgccaattaagaattttgcaaactgtgaaaacaccgaaaaggtgcgtatattgtcacgttcggtgcttagtaaccttcaatgtactagtaatcgattaattatttcatttaataaaaaaatcgagtacagacactcatcacgcacatcttgtaaacttggagattttcattaacagcacacgtttaaatgcttataattgtcatttgctgcataaaacacatttaattgatttggatcagtatttgttaaaggcagttataatatactaacagaataatgatcgtaagttatacagtgagacaggttttaacgctgtatactgcgacctctgtaaataatatactagagtatgtacgtaacaaggcaattgaaaaagtgaataaagggtttatatttagtgggatcttgaattcgtggatcacccaacccacgaaaaccacgaacattaatgccccacgaacattaatgatttcgcAGTATGCCTTTCTTGTTATTTGTAATATGACACTCCGACGACATTTAAAGATTGATCGCATATTTCGCTTGTGCATGCGGTATCAGCGAGTAAATTCGCTTTAACGACAATTCGATCGCACACCAAGAAAATGCCACCAAATCTTATATCTACATTATTACCTTATATGAAACAATTTTGCGTCTGTTCGTATGAAAAGGTAAATATATTACCTTGTTTTTTTAACACTCATGTactaaatacagtcgaaccgcgttggctcgaatttctcgttggTTCGAACTAGATAttaggaccgatttctttacaCCGAAGctaaacaatcccgcttggctcgaattttccgaggctcgaggtagtTTCGCCGGTTCATGCGAGTTCGAaccaacagggttcgactgtatttatttttgaatattgatACCATTAGTTGTCTAGTGATCACCAATAATGTTAATCATATTTCAACCATGTAATAAGAAACATTATATGTTAACGCTACtaaatgtatatgtttgaaTCTCGAATcttatattttccatacatattttgtcattattatctTTTAGAAGGGAAACTACAATTACTGCGCGACAAGTATTTGTAACATTCGTTATCGCCCTTGATGCGTTAAGCAGAcatagggccgaattcagaacatccactcttactcacactccaaccacattcccgtaagggacactcaagtgTTCACTTGAGTGAAATTAGGGGAGTGACcctcaagtgatctgttcgttTTCACACTCATCGCTAACACTCCGCTTCATCAAGTGACCAATacagtacatatacatgtatattttcatgatcatagcggattatctgtttgactatggtgatgtttacagtaaacatatgtttatttgcgatttgagtaccttattgGTAGATATGGCGACAAACAAATGACACCAATTGTTATTctgaaatttaacattttaaaacttttggttaataaaaataaacgttttggatggtaaataactgttgcaaaatgcgtttaaa
The Mya arenaria isolate MELC-2E11 chromosome 12, ASM2691426v1 DNA segment above includes these coding regions:
- the LOC128210332 gene encoding uncharacterized protein LOC128210332; protein product: MPNKKDDRDQKRNKEEKEKVKEDGDEEVVIIVDGKPFHFSSELLSRHSSVFKQQLKDHKRQQRRFERLEDDMQYLDVADCMDFEDVSEIGIVIEDFKYSEVKPALDILLCQGKASDLSQKKIRKILPFLYKYEITKLKDLCEQKLQSLLSSSDNADHKSALDHLYLAEKYSLKRLKSVCIDLCATDTSTANRHNVTKDKHVVEKTKIEILNLMFEKMEKRYEYKLQRIQSDMNKRCRQIEKNREKFMEQTEQWKKDMSDKVQEALNEGDQIHADQNEALKKPAKEWDRIYAEISKSIQNAENKGEHLQEDLFEKIQQAVKEGKKMHAEITKVRQCKINEALEESLRENYDLYDQLDQQSVELDERNKRLTESEIEIEKANLLTDKANAKLHKYMQKDHELNTWMKWAKPVKEYGEGCTCFRHVQYRKCLAVN